The proteins below are encoded in one region of Ereboglobus luteus:
- a CDS encoding L,D-transpeptidase family protein: MRKSQKIGMRGAMCRLFGIWFLGFGICGAADDGEFPRPPEDVLEVQIALARRNISSGPIDGKFGAQTRAALIAFQEEQSLDATGRLNEETRAALALAAPSLTTRIVTAGDIASLRPVPPTWLGKSQQPSLDYATALEMAAEQARAHPALLRQLNPNMVWEKIEPGTIIVIPDASPATRAATIHAGEKAARIIISLAEHTLQARADDGRLLAHFPVSIARKIEKRPVGTLRVKTIAPNPNYTFDPEIFTESEEARELGRKLIIPPGPNNPVGLVWIGLDKSGYGIHGTPEPEKVGRTESHGCFRLANWDALALVELVEIDTEVIVLP; encoded by the coding sequence ATGAGAAAATCCCAAAAAATCGGAATGCGCGGTGCCATGTGCCGTCTTTTTGGCATTTGGTTTTTGGGCTTTGGAATCTGCGGCGCCGCCGATGACGGCGAGTTTCCCCGTCCGCCGGAGGATGTTCTCGAAGTCCAGATCGCGCTTGCGCGCCGCAATATTTCCAGCGGGCCGATTGACGGCAAGTTTGGCGCGCAAACTCGCGCCGCGTTGATCGCGTTTCAGGAGGAGCAGTCACTCGACGCCACTGGCAGGCTCAACGAGGAAACACGCGCAGCGCTCGCGCTTGCCGCGCCTTCGCTCACCACGCGCATTGTCACTGCCGGGGATATCGCCTCGCTCCGTCCCGTTCCGCCGACCTGGCTCGGCAAATCGCAACAGCCCTCGCTCGACTACGCCACCGCGCTCGAAATGGCGGCCGAGCAGGCCCGTGCGCATCCCGCGCTTCTCCGCCAGCTCAATCCCAACATGGTTTGGGAAAAAATCGAGCCCGGCACGATCATCGTCATCCCCGATGCGAGCCCCGCGACGCGCGCCGCCACGATTCACGCCGGTGAAAAAGCAGCGCGCATCATTATCAGCCTTGCCGAGCACACACTTCAGGCACGCGCTGACGACGGCCGCCTCCTTGCGCATTTTCCCGTGAGCATCGCGCGCAAAATCGAAAAGCGCCCCGTCGGCACACTGCGTGTCAAAACCATCGCGCCCAACCCCAACTACACATTCGATCCCGAGATTTTCACCGAATCCGAGGAGGCCCGCGAGCTCGGGCGAAAACTCATCATCCCTCCCGGCCCGAACAATCCAGTCGGCCTCGTCTGGATCGGCCTCGACAAATCCGGCTACGGCATACACGGCACGCCGGAACCGGAAAAAGTGGGCCGCACTGAATCGCACGGTTGTTTCCGTCTCGCAAACTGGGACGCGCTTGCGCTCGTTGAACTCGTCGAAATCGACACCGAGGTGATCGTGCTGCCATGA
- a CDS encoding zinc ribbon domain-containing protein YjdM, protein MTKPDACPACTLEDILEHPSHWECSTCGHEWPKEAAAEESGARVVKDANGNVLADGDTVVLIKDLKLRGSSGVLKQGAKAKGIRLVDGDHEIDCRIDGVAMALKACFVKKA, encoded by the coding sequence ATGACCAAACCCGACGCCTGTCCCGCCTGCACACTTGAAGATATTCTCGAGCATCCCTCCCACTGGGAATGCTCCACCTGCGGACACGAATGGCCCAAGGAGGCCGCCGCCGAGGAGAGTGGTGCGCGCGTCGTGAAGGATGCCAACGGCAATGTGCTCGCGGACGGCGACACGGTTGTGCTCATCAAGGATCTGAAATTGCGCGGCTCGTCGGGAGTTTTGAAACAGGGCGCGAAGGCGAAAGGCATCCGGCTGGTCGATGGCGATCACGAGATCGATTGCCGTATCGACGGAGTGGCGATGGCGCTGAAAGCGTGTTTTGTGAAGAAGGCGTAG
- a CDS encoding TonB-dependent receptor, producing the protein MCACVIAWCQQDELHAQMETTAALGGTVLGGGMKTPIGGARVMLRHAATGDVFETRANHAGQYLFTGLRPGESLSIRVSAPGYEAADIPEIVLSLGEDRRLDVALSDSADEIVHLETFVVAARREHPQPGSSTALTQREIEERPSIDQTINDYATADPRVTMLDEENSVIAAAGQHHLFNSLQIDGIRLDDGFGLSANGLPSLGNPFSMETIQAVSVDLAPYDVRRSGFTGASINAVTRSGENAFSGSAYYKYANEKFRAKDPSTGQRTRFTDETYGFTLAGQIIRNRLFFFVNWERKERTDPSREASFIPASRALDRIVNIAREKYGIEPGVFFDPGERSQKSDSYMAKLDWRINARHRLSARYSSSYGDNPVYQNYASTTSTSLSSHWYVNSRDLKAWSAQMTSQWHPNFQTEISFANQRYSSDRQPNSRLPQIRVNGVDAADGSGAETLWLGACSTSHLNFLTTKKQQAKISATWLLGRHTIQFGAERVRNDFDNKYLDYAWGHYAFASIDDFESGKISSYIYQYTADGGAPGFAWGYAINTAFLQANWRFFRSLTITTGLRFDYPAMNEAPRENKQVEQTFGVRNDSTIDGVYTFSPRVSFTWMPRNLRKVQVRGGVGIFQGQIPGVWMGNSYINDGMTAFRTTQKPGSVIVDADAQPEGEPSSKRMRVDMMDKDLRMPSLLRGNIAVDFQLPWQRMSASIEWLFSRAEKSLVYRNLNLKEPVAGPDGRPLYGQWEIKTDKYGNVTGIPHITDSQLNHGAFDDVYWLTNADKDKDSSRSSHLTFSLSRPMRNHWSARLAYTRGHATEVSPFTNSSASANFTRRIGINPNSDETGASATEIRDRVIASVTTRFALIRGFNTIMTLTYDGHSGRPYSFTFRNDANGDGQSGNDLFYVPAGRNDPKLYWASKTDEDAFFAYLATNDALRRYAGRIASRNSERSKFQHRLNLSVTQQIPFWRTLRAEVYCTITNLANLLNEKWGRVYQYNSPTISASPMVTTIPKRKCIVIP; encoded by the coding sequence GTGTGTGCCTGCGTTATCGCGTGGTGCCAGCAGGACGAGCTTCATGCGCAAATGGAAACGACGGCGGCGCTTGGCGGCACGGTTTTGGGCGGCGGTATGAAAACTCCGATTGGCGGTGCGCGCGTGATGTTGCGTCATGCGGCGACGGGGGATGTTTTTGAGACGCGCGCCAATCACGCCGGCCAGTATTTGTTCACCGGATTGCGTCCGGGCGAAAGCCTCTCGATAAGGGTGAGCGCGCCTGGATATGAAGCCGCTGATATCCCCGAAATCGTGCTTTCGCTTGGGGAGGATCGCCGGCTTGACGTGGCGCTTTCCGATTCAGCGGATGAAATTGTGCATCTCGAAACTTTCGTGGTGGCCGCGCGCCGCGAGCACCCGCAACCCGGCTCCTCGACCGCGCTCACGCAACGCGAAATCGAGGAGCGTCCGTCGATCGACCAGACGATCAACGATTATGCGACCGCTGATCCGCGTGTCACGATGCTTGACGAGGAGAACAGCGTCATCGCGGCGGCGGGGCAGCATCATTTGTTCAACTCGCTTCAGATCGACGGCATCCGGCTGGACGACGGTTTTGGCCTGAGCGCCAACGGCCTGCCTTCGCTCGGGAATCCATTTTCGATGGAAACCATTCAAGCCGTTTCGGTTGATCTTGCGCCGTATGACGTGCGGCGCAGCGGGTTTACCGGCGCGTCGATAAACGCCGTGACGAGGAGCGGTGAGAACGCCTTTTCCGGTTCCGCTTACTACAAATACGCCAACGAAAAATTTCGCGCAAAGGATCCCTCCACCGGCCAGCGCACGCGTTTTACGGACGAGACGTATGGTTTCACGCTTGCCGGTCAGATCATAAGAAACCGGCTGTTTTTTTTCGTGAACTGGGAGCGCAAGGAGCGCACTGATCCGTCGCGCGAGGCCAGCTTCATTCCCGCTTCCAGGGCGCTTGACAGAATTGTCAACATCGCGAGGGAGAAATACGGCATCGAGCCGGGCGTGTTTTTTGACCCGGGCGAGCGAAGCCAGAAAAGCGATTCCTACATGGCCAAACTCGACTGGCGCATCAATGCGAGGCATCGCTTGTCCGCGCGTTACTCATCGTCGTATGGCGACAATCCTGTTTATCAAAATTATGCCAGCACGACGTCCACGTCCCTGAGCAGCCATTGGTATGTCAACTCGCGCGACTTGAAAGCATGGAGCGCGCAAATGACCTCGCAATGGCATCCGAATTTTCAGACCGAGATCAGTTTTGCGAACCAGCGATATTCCTCCGATCGCCAGCCAAATTCTCGTCTGCCGCAAATCAGGGTGAACGGTGTTGACGCCGCCGACGGCAGCGGCGCCGAGACGCTGTGGCTGGGCGCATGCAGCACGAGCCATTTGAACTTTTTGACGACAAAAAAGCAGCAGGCCAAAATCTCGGCCACATGGCTGCTTGGCAGGCACACGATTCAGTTTGGCGCCGAGCGCGTCCGCAATGATTTCGACAACAAATACCTCGATTACGCCTGGGGGCACTACGCCTTTGCGTCCATCGACGATTTTGAAAGCGGAAAGATCAGCTCCTACATTTACCAATACACAGCCGATGGCGGCGCGCCGGGTTTTGCCTGGGGCTACGCGATCAACACCGCGTTTTTGCAGGCCAACTGGCGCTTTTTCCGTTCGCTCACCATCACCACCGGCCTGCGTTTCGATTACCCCGCGATGAACGAAGCCCCGCGTGAAAACAAACAGGTCGAGCAGACCTTTGGCGTGCGAAACGACTCGACGATTGACGGAGTTTACACGTTCAGCCCGCGAGTCAGTTTCACCTGGATGCCGCGCAATCTGCGCAAGGTGCAAGTGCGCGGCGGCGTCGGCATTTTTCAGGGGCAGATTCCCGGCGTCTGGATGGGCAACTCCTACATCAACGACGGCATGACGGCGTTTCGCACCACGCAAAAACCCGGCAGTGTGATCGTGGATGCCGATGCCCAGCCCGAAGGCGAGCCCAGCTCGAAACGCATGCGCGTGGACATGATGGACAAGGATCTGCGAATGCCCAGCCTGCTGCGCGGAAACATCGCCGTGGATTTCCAACTGCCCTGGCAGCGCATGAGCGCCTCGATTGAATGGCTCTTTTCGCGCGCGGAAAAAAGCCTCGTCTATCGCAATCTCAATTTGAAGGAGCCCGTTGCCGGCCCCGACGGGCGCCCGCTCTACGGCCAATGGGAAATCAAAACCGACAAGTATGGAAACGTCACCGGCATTCCGCACATCACCGACAGCCAACTCAACCACGGGGCGTTTGATGATGTGTATTGGCTCACCAATGCCGACAAAGACAAGGATTCCTCCCGCAGCTCGCATCTCACATTCAGTCTCAGTCGTCCGATGCGCAACCATTGGAGCGCGAGGCTCGCCTACACTCGCGGGCACGCAACCGAGGTCAGTCCCTTCACAAACAGCAGTGCCTCGGCCAACTTTACCCGCCGCATCGGCATCAACCCCAACAGTGATGAAACGGGCGCGTCGGCCACGGAAATACGCGACCGCGTCATCGCAAGCGTGACGACCAGGTTTGCCCTCATCCGCGGCTTCAACACTATTATGACGCTCACCTACGACGGCCACAGCGGCCGCCCCTACAGCTTCACCTTTCGCAACGACGCCAACGGCGACGGACAGTCCGGCAACGATCTTTTCTACGTTCCCGCCGGGCGCAATGATCCAAAACTCTACTGGGCGAGCAAAACCGACGAGGACGCATTTTTCGCCTACCTCGCCACCAATGACGCCCTCCGCCGTTACGCCGGAAGAATCGCTTCCCGCAACAGCGAGCGCAGTAAATTCCAGCACCGCCTCAACCTGAGTGTTACGCAACAAATCCCCTTTTGGCGCACTTTGCGCGCGGAAGTGTATTGCACCATCACCAACCTTGCAAATCTGTTGAACGAAAAATGGGGCCGCGTTTACCAATACAATTCCCCTACAATCTCGGCATCGCCTATGGTTACTACGATCCCGAAGCGGAAGTGTATCGTTATTCCATGA